From the genome of Pelobates fuscus isolate aPelFus1 chromosome 6, aPelFus1.pri, whole genome shotgun sequence, one region includes:
- the LOC134615234 gene encoding uncharacterized protein LOC134615234, which translates to YMPECPVQLLGRDMLSKLQAQITFLPDGTTSLKFNGPSGIMTLSVPKEEEWRLYTVLTSQNPRSDETLFNIPGVWAENNPPGLARNIPPIKIELKHGVYPVSLRQYHIPQKAKKNIQSYLDKFIRYGILKFCTSPWNTPLLPVQKPGTDEYRPVQDLRAVNDAVVSIHPVVPNPYNLLALIPGGATYFTVLDLKDAFFCLRIAAESQCIFAFQWENAVTGSKRQMTWTRLPQGFKNSPTLFGSALSQDLLDFESIPGECVLLQYVDDLLIAAVTKEICQQATHDLLHILWKAGYKVSRKKAQLCLPTVKYLGFHISEGQRIMGPERKEAVCQIPIPKNRRQVREFLGAAGFCRIWIPSYAILAKPLYAAIKGTEHDPFLWTQEQQTAFEDVKKALMSAPALGLPDHTRPFYLYVHEQRRMAVGVLTQYLGSWQRPVAYMSKQLDAVASGLPPCLRAVAAAALLVAEADKLTLGQELYVRVPHAVQTLLDYKGNHWFSNSRMTKYQAMLCENPRVHLETVNTLNPATLLPQPTESQHDCLEVMDEVFSSRPDLRDFPIQNPDVQYYTDGSSYVKEGIRYAGYAVTTIDKVIEARPLAKGTSAQKAELIALTRALQLAEGLRVNIYTDSKYAFLTTHAHGALYKERGLLNSEGKEIKYAAEILQLLEAVWEPKEVGIIHCRAHLRGDGDVTKGNRMADSAAKRAADFTVMPKSGGHRYLLVIVCTYSGWVEACPTRTEKAGEVVRFLLREIIPRYGLPCSIGSDNGPAFVHQCLQQLTHMLGIKWRLHTAYRPQSSGKVERMNRTIKNQLAKMCQETQLKWNVLLPIALLRIRSTPTRRMGLSPFEIMYGRPPPVLGNLRGGLESLGKTMEEVQKWVQDRLPVNIYPPVHSYHPGDQVWIKEWNNVPLGPKWRGPYVVLLSTPTAIKVAEVTPWIHHSRVKPAAVDSWQVTADPENPCKIRL; encoded by the exons tatatgcctgaatgtccagtccaattgctgggacgtgatatgctatccaaattacaagcgcagattacgttcctaccagatggaacaacatctttaaagtttaatggaccttcaggtattatgactttatccgtaccaaaggaagaagagtggcgactttatacagtgttgactagccaaaaccctaggagtgatgagacattgtttaacataccaggagtttgggcagagaacaacccaccaggactggcccgcaatattccaccaataaaaattgaactgaaacatggggtttatccagtgagcctgagacaataccacatcccgcagaaggctaagaagaacatccaatcctatctggataagttcatacggtatggtatcctaaaattctgtacttccccctggaacaccccattgctgcctgttcaaaagcccggcacagatgagtatcgacctgtgcaggacttaagagcagtcaatgatgcggttgttagtatacatccagttgtacccaatccatataacctgcttgctttaattccgggcggggctacttacttcacagtcttagatctcaaagatgccttcttttgcctccgaattgccgcagaaagtcaatgtatttttgctttccaatgggagaacgctgtaacgggctcaaaacgccaaatgacttggacaagactgccccaagggtttaaaaattcacctaccctatttggttcagccctaagtcaagatctattggatttcgagtccatcccaggagagtgtgtattgttacaatatgtagatgacttgttgatagcagcagttacaaaagaaatctgtcagcaagcaacgcacgatctactacacattctctggaaggcaggatacaaggtgtctagaaagaaggctcagttgtgtttgccaactgtcaagtatctaggattccatatctctgaaggtcaaagaattatggggccagagagaaaagaagctgtctgccaaataccaatacccaagaatagaagacaagtgcgagaattcttgggggcagcaggcttctgtaggatatggattcccagttatgcgatactagcaaaacctctgtacgcagctatcaaaggtacagagcacgaccccttcttatggacccaagaacagcaaacggcatttgaagatgtgaagaaggctttgatgagtgccccagcattaggtctacctgatcacacacgaccattctacttatatgtacacgagcaaagaagaatggctgtgggagtattgacacagtacttgggatcatggcaaagacctgttgcctacatgtctaagcaactggatgcagtggccagcggacttccaccttgtctaagagccgtagctgcagccgccctgctagtagctgaagccgataaactcactctgggtcaagaactttatgtacgagtcccacatgcagtacagacgttgttggattacaaaggaaatcattggtttagtaacagccgtatgaccaagtatcaagcaatgttgtgtgaaaacccaagagtgcatttagagactgtaaacaccttaaatccagctacccttttgccacaacctactgaaagtcaacatgattgtttggaagtaatggatgaagtattctcaagtagaccagatcttcgtgattttcccatccagaaccccgatgttcaatattacaccgacggcagtagttatgtgaaagaagggatccgctatgcaggatatgcagtgacaacaatagacaaggtgatagaagctcggccactggcgaaaggaacatcagcacaaaaggcagaattaatagcactaacacgagcgttacaattggctgaaggtttaagagtaaatatctatacggactctaagtatgcgtttttaaccactcatgcccacggagctttgtataaagaaagaggactactgaattcagaaggcaaagaaatcaagtacgcagctgaaatcctacaactattggaagcagtgtgggagccgaaagaagtcggtattattcattgtcgagcacatctgagaggtgatggtgatgtaaccaagggaaatcggatggcagatagtgcagctaagcgtgctgct gactttacagtgatgcctaaatcgggtggacatcgttacctgctggtaattgtgtgcacctattcaggctgggtagaagcatgtcctactcgtacagagaaagcaggagaagttgtgagattcctgctacgagaaataataccccgatatggactaccctgttctataggatcggacaatggtccagcttttgttcaccagtgcctacaacaactgactcatatgcttggtataaagtggaggcttcatactgcatatagaccccagagttctggtaaggtagagagaatgaatagaactataaagaaccagttggctaaaatgtgtcaggaaacccaacttaagtggaacgttctcttacccatagctttattgcgaatccgcagtacccctaccagaaggatgggcctctctccttttgaaatcatgtatgggcgaccacctcccgtacttggtaacttaagggggggacttgagtca ttgggtaagactatggaggaggtacagaaatgggtacaagatagattacctgtgaatatttatccccctgttcatagttatcatccaggagatcaagtgtggattaaagagtggaataatgtaccgttagggcccaagtggagaggtccttatgttgttcttttgtctacccctacagcgataaaagtagcagaagtgactccgtggatacatcactccagggttaaaccagcagcagtcgattcttggcaagttacagcagatccagagaatccctgcaagatccggtta